Proteins encoded in a region of the Desulfobaccales bacterium genome:
- a CDS encoding YMGG-like glycine zipper-containing protein has product MVSWRKAIVLGIIAGWLWGCSGTHPYTYTGAALGGGVGALTGAAVDHNNRWRGAAIGGLMGGVLGGVAGELARQNQAYQGGYSGGQRYGYNYYQDQYSGYYDGDSCPPSGFQAARPPVQRPYYNY; this is encoded by the coding sequence ATGGTGTCCTGGCGGAAAGCGATCGTTTTAGGGATCATCGCCGGCTGGCTGTGGGGCTGCAGCGGCACGCACCCTTACACCTACACCGGCGCCGCTCTGGGTGGAGGCGTGGGGGCCCTCACCGGCGCGGCGGTGGACCACAACAACCGCTGGCGGGGCGCAGCCATCGGCGGTCTGATGGGCGGCGTCCTTGGCGGGGTGGCCGGCGAGCTGGCCCGGCAGAATCAGGCCTATCAGGGCGGCTACTCCGGCGGGCAGCGCTACGGCTACAACTACTATCAGGACCAGTATTCCGGCTACTATGACGGCGATTCCTGTCCGCCCTCCGGTTTCCAGGCCGCCCGGCCGCCGGTGCAGAGGCCATATTACAACTATTAA